From one Pseudomonas fluorescens genomic stretch:
- the algK gene encoding alginate biosynthesis TPR repeat lipoprotein AlgK, with the protein MKACSYSLCSLALAISLTGCAGLPDQRLANEALKRGDTALAEQNYRQLADLGYSEAQVGLADIQVETRDPAKLKEAEATYRAAADISPRAQARLGRLLAAKPDATEAERQEAETLLKKAFANGEGNTLIPLAMLYLQYPQSFPGTNAQQQIDKWRAAGYPEAGLAQILLYRTQDSYDQHLDDVERICKAALTSTDICYVELATVYQKRTQPEQQAALIEQVKSAYQRGAIPATRVDSVARVLADRSLGQTDEKTAQALLEQVAPVNPGSWVSLAQLLYDFPELGDTDKLMEYIDKGRAAEQPRAELLLGRLYYEGKTVPADAQKAETHLLSAANAGEVSAHYYLGQLYRRGYLGSVDPQKAVDHLLSAARGGQLSADYALAQLFSEGHGIRQDLVSAWVFSQLAQANPSDQSRELAAQLDQQLTPAQKAQAQRLLQQERQARGAMGPGANALALQAQAQPEQGEDSL; encoded by the coding sequence ATGAAAGCCTGCTCCTACAGTTTGTGCAGCCTGGCCCTGGCCATCAGCCTGACCGGTTGCGCCGGCCTGCCCGACCAGCGCCTGGCCAACGAAGCCCTCAAGCGCGGTGATACCGCCCTGGCCGAGCAGAACTACCGCCAGCTCGCCGACCTCGGTTACAGCGAAGCCCAGGTGGGCCTGGCCGATATCCAGGTGGAAACCCGCGACCCGGCCAAGCTCAAGGAAGCCGAAGCCACCTACCGCGCCGCCGCCGATATCTCGCCACGCGCCCAGGCCCGTCTCGGACGCTTGCTGGCGGCCAAGCCGGACGCCACCGAGGCCGAGCGCCAGGAAGCCGAAACCCTGCTCAAGAAAGCCTTCGCCAATGGCGAGGGCAATACCCTGATCCCGCTGGCGATGCTCTACCTGCAATACCCGCAGAGCTTCCCCGGCACCAACGCCCAGCAGCAAATCGATAAGTGGCGCGCCGCCGGCTACCCGGAAGCGGGCCTGGCGCAGATCCTCCTGTACCGCACCCAGGACAGCTACGACCAGCACCTGGACGACGTCGAGCGCATCTGCAAGGCCGCATTGACCAGCACCGACATCTGCTACGTGGAACTGGCCACCGTCTACCAGAAACGCACCCAGCCCGAGCAACAGGCGGCGCTGATCGAGCAAGTCAAAAGCGCCTACCAGCGTGGCGCGATCCCGGCCACCCGAGTCGACAGCGTCGCCCGTGTGCTGGCCGACCGCAGCCTCGGCCAGACCGACGAGAAAACCGCCCAGGCCTTGCTCGAGCAGGTGGCGCCAGTCAACCCCGGCTCCTGGGTAAGCCTGGCGCAATTGCTCTACGACTTCCCTGAGCTGGGCGACACCGACAAGCTGATGGAGTACATCGACAAGGGCCGTGCCGCCGAACAACCGCGTGCCGAGCTGCTGCTGGGCCGCCTGTACTACGAAGGCAAGACCGTGCCGGCCGATGCACAAAAGGCCGAAACCCACTTGCTCAGCGCCGCCAACGCCGGTGAAGTCAGCGCCCATTACTACCTGGGCCAGCTGTACCGGCGTGGCTACCTGGGCAGCGTCGACCCGCAAAAGGCCGTCGATCATCTGCTCAGCGCCGCCCGCGGTGGCCAGCTCAGCGCCGATTACGCCCTGGCCCAGTTGTTCAGCGAAGGCCACGGCATCCGCCAGGACCTGGTCAGCGCCTGGGTGTTCAGCCAACTGGCGCAAGCCAACCCCAGCGATCAGTCGCGCGAGCTGGCCGCCCAGCTCGACCAGCAACTCACTCCAGCGC
- a CDS encoding alginate biosynthesis protein Alg44: MNTAVNVNVVHESEAQRQHARVRIPAKLRYLGSNRETLEVKVDDLSAGGLSFHAKHPLKVGEVLRGRLQFTVDKLGLAMDIEFQVRSFDPSSGRTGVQFQNLEPRDIATLRHIITSHLSGELITIGDVLSTLQRDNFTKARKQKDANGGMSAFGRLRAVTFSLGVFVVGVAAFGFIAKSVYGLYFVSHAQAGVVSVPTSNVTMPRDGTVQGLVESGGHVVKGAPLASFSTSMLDMLKGHLDDQQLEPAKVEELFGKQMSGTLTSPCDCVVARQLVDNGQYASKGQVIFQLVPRTTIPTVEARFSYRQFDDVTPGSRVHFTVAGEDQTRTGQIVSSTSLNSEDLSSDIRVQIKPDESLPSELAGRPVAVDSNRGPSLDWLIDKAVARGL, translated from the coding sequence ATGAATACCGCCGTGAACGTCAATGTCGTGCATGAGTCCGAAGCCCAGCGTCAGCACGCCCGGGTACGCATCCCGGCCAAGCTGCGCTACCTGGGGAGCAACCGCGAAACCCTGGAAGTGAAGGTCGATGACCTCTCCGCCGGCGGCCTGAGCTTCCATGCCAAGCACCCGTTGAAGGTTGGCGAAGTGCTGCGCGGGCGCTTGCAGTTCACCGTCGACAAGCTCGGCCTGGCCATGGATATCGAGTTCCAGGTGCGCTCTTTCGACCCCTCCAGCGGCCGCACCGGCGTGCAGTTCCAGAACCTCGAGCCGCGCGACATCGCCACCCTGCGCCACATCATCACCTCGCACCTGTCGGGTGAGCTGATCACCATCGGTGACGTACTCAGCACCTTGCAGCGCGACAACTTCACCAAGGCGCGCAAACAGAAAGACGCCAACGGCGGCATGAGCGCGTTCGGCCGCCTGCGGGCCGTGACTTTCAGCCTCGGCGTGTTCGTGGTCGGCGTGGCGGCGTTCGGTTTCATCGCCAAGTCGGTGTACGGCCTGTATTTCGTCAGCCATGCCCAGGCCGGGGTGGTCAGCGTGCCAACCAGCAACGTCACCATGCCGCGTGACGGCACCGTGCAGGGCCTGGTGGAAAGCGGCGGTCACGTCGTCAAGGGCGCGCCATTGGCCTCGTTCAGCACCAGCATGCTGGACATGCTCAAGGGCCATCTGGATGACCAGCAGCTCGAGCCGGCCAAGGTCGAGGAGTTGTTCGGCAAACAGATGAGCGGCACCCTGACCAGCCCCTGCGATTGCGTGGTCGCCCGCCAGCTGGTGGATAACGGCCAATATGCGAGCAAAGGCCAGGTGATCTTCCAGCTGGTACCGCGCACCACCATCCCCACCGTTGAAGCACGCTTCAGCTATCGCCAGTTCGACGACGTCACACCGGGCTCGCGCGTGCACTTCACCGTCGCCGGCGAAGACCAGACCCGCACCGGGCAGATCGTCAGCAGCACCAGCCTGAACAGCGAAGACCTGTCGTCGGACATCCGCGTACAGATCAAGCCAGACGAATCGCTGCCCAGCGAACTGGCCGGCCGCCCGGTGGCGGTCGACAGCAATCGTGGCCCGTCGCTGGACTGGCTGATCGATAAAGCCGTGGCCCGTGGGCTCTAA
- the alg8 gene encoding mannuronan synthase: MQNMQRLKHGLLQVAGWLFYVSLLMLIALALPNSIFDPDSKDFIFLVGAVGIWRYSMGATHFVRGMLFLYVVYPYLRRKVRKLGSAADPSHVYLMVTSFRIDALTTAQVYSSVIREAIDCGYPTTVVCSLVEMSDELLVKSLWEKYNPPERVTLDFVRIAGTGKRDGLAYGFRAISRHLPDENAVVAVIDGDTVLGEGVVRKTVPWFKLFGNVGGLTTNEFCEVRGGYIMSEWHKLRFAQRHINMCSMALSKRVLTMTGRMSVFRAAVVTNPEFIADVENDSLQHWRLGRFKFLTGDDKSSWFSLMRLGYDTFYVPDAAINTVEHPPEKSFIKASRKLMYRWYGNNLRQNSRALGLGIRRLGLFTSVVLFDQRVSMWTSLLGLTVAVIASLKFGPAFLLVYLLWIGITRLILTLMLLCSGHNIGPAYPLILYYNQIVGAIMKIYVFFRLDKQSWTRQPTALKRDLASFQQWFNTWSSRTMTFSAASIFIAVLFMVV; the protein is encoded by the coding sequence ATGCAGAACATGCAAAGGCTCAAGCACGGCCTGTTACAGGTCGCCGGTTGGCTGTTCTACGTGAGCCTGCTCATGTTGATCGCCCTGGCCTTGCCCAACTCCATTTTCGACCCCGACTCGAAGGACTTCATTTTCCTGGTCGGCGCCGTCGGTATCTGGCGCTATTCCATGGGTGCCACGCACTTTGTGCGCGGCATGCTGTTCCTCTACGTGGTCTACCCCTACCTGCGGCGCAAGGTGCGCAAGCTCGGTAGCGCGGCCGACCCGTCCCACGTGTACCTGATGGTCACCAGTTTTCGCATCGATGCCCTGACCACCGCACAAGTCTACAGCTCGGTGATCCGCGAGGCGATCGACTGCGGCTACCCGACCACTGTGGTCTGTTCGCTGGTGGAAATGTCCGACGAATTGTTAGTGAAAAGCCTGTGGGAAAAATACAACCCGCCGGAACGCGTGACTCTCGATTTCGTGCGCATCGCCGGTACCGGCAAGCGCGACGGCCTGGCCTATGGCTTCCGGGCAATCTCCCGCCACCTGCCGGATGAAAACGCCGTGGTCGCGGTGATCGATGGCGACACCGTGCTCGGCGAAGGCGTGGTCCGCAAGACCGTGCCCTGGTTCAAGCTGTTCGGCAATGTCGGCGGCCTGACCACCAACGAATTCTGTGAAGTGCGTGGCGGCTACATCATGAGCGAGTGGCACAAGCTGCGCTTCGCCCAACGCCACATCAACATGTGCTCGATGGCCCTGTCCAAGCGCGTGCTGACCATGACCGGGCGCATGTCGGTGTTCCGTGCCGCCGTGGTGACCAACCCCGAGTTCATCGCCGACGTCGAGAACGACTCGCTGCAGCACTGGCGCCTGGGCCGGTTCAAGTTCCTCACCGGCGACGACAAGTCGAGCTGGTTCAGCCTCATGCGCCTGGGCTACGACACCTTCTACGTGCCGGATGCGGCGATCAACACGGTCGAGCACCCGCCGGAAAAAAGCTTCATCAAGGCCAGCCGCAAACTGATGTACCGCTGGTATGGCAACAACCTGCGGCAGAACTCCCGCGCTCTGGGCCTGGGTATCCGCCGCCTGGGGCTGTTCACCAGCGTGGTGCTGTTCGACCAGCGCGTGTCGATGTGGACCAGCCTGCTGGGCCTGACCGTCGCAGTGATTGCCAGCCTCAAGTTCGGCCCGGCGTTCCTGCTGGTGTACCTGCTGTGGATCGGCATCACCCGGCTGATCCTGACCCTGATGCTGCTGTGCTCGGGCCACAACATCGGCCCGGCCTACCCGCTGATTCTTTATTACAACCAGATCGTCGGCGCGATCATGAAGATCTACGTGTTCTTCCGCCTCGACAAGCAGTCCTGGACCCGCCAGCCCACTGCCCTCAAACGCGATCTCGCCAGCTTTCAACAATGGTTCAACACCTGGTCCTCCCGGACCATGACCTTCTCGGCGGCTAGCATCTTCATTGCTGTGCTGTTCATGGTCGTGTGA
- a CDS encoding nucleotide sugar dehydrogenase, with protein MRISIFGLGYVGAVCAGCLSARGHEVIGVDVSTTKIDLINQGKSPIVEPGLEALLQQGIDNGRLRGTTDFAAAIRDSDLSMICVGTPSKKNGDLGLEYIESVCREIGFVLREKSSRHTIVVRSTVLPGTVKNVVIPILEDCSGKKAGVDFGVAVNPEFLRESTAIKDYDQPPMTVIGELDKTSGDLLQSLYEELDAPIIRKDIEVAEMIKYTCNVWHATKVTFANEIGNIAKAVGVDGREVMDVVCQDKALNLSQYYMRPGFAFGGSCLPKDVRALTYRAGSLDVKAPLLNSLMTSNESQVQNAFDIIESHDKRKVALLGLSFKAGTDDLRESPLVELAERLIGKGYELNIYDSNVEYARVNGANKDYIESKIPHVSSLLNADFEQVINHADVIVLGNRDEKFRALAQQAPAGKQVIDLVGFMNKPSCPASRTEGICW; from the coding sequence ATGCGTATCAGCATCTTTGGTTTGGGTTATGTGGGTGCAGTCTGTGCTGGCTGCCTGTCGGCACGCGGCCATGAAGTAATTGGCGTCGATGTATCCACCACCAAGATCGACCTGATCAACCAAGGCAAATCGCCGATTGTCGAACCGGGCCTCGAAGCCCTGCTGCAACAGGGTATCGACAACGGCCGCCTGCGTGGCACCACCGATTTTGCCGCGGCGATTCGCGACAGCGACCTGTCGATGATCTGCGTCGGCACGCCAAGCAAGAAGAACGGTGACCTGGGCCTGGAGTACATCGAGTCGGTGTGCCGTGAAATCGGTTTCGTGCTGCGGGAAAAATCCAGCCGCCACACCATCGTGGTCCGCAGCACCGTGCTGCCGGGCACAGTGAAGAACGTGGTCATTCCGATCCTCGAAGACTGCTCGGGAAAAAAGGCCGGCGTCGACTTCGGCGTGGCGGTCAACCCGGAATTCCTGCGTGAAAGCACCGCGATCAAGGACTACGACCAACCGCCAATGACCGTCATCGGCGAACTGGACAAGACCAGCGGTGACCTTCTGCAGTCGCTGTACGAAGAACTCGACGCGCCGATCATCCGCAAGGACATCGAAGTGGCCGAGATGATCAAGTACACCTGCAACGTCTGGCACGCCACCAAGGTCACCTTCGCCAACGAGATCGGCAACATCGCCAAGGCGGTCGGCGTCGATGGTCGTGAGGTGATGGACGTGGTCTGTCAGGACAAGGCCCTGAACCTGTCGCAGTACTACATGCGTCCGGGCTTTGCCTTCGGCGGCTCGTGCCTGCCCAAGGACGTCCGCGCCCTGACCTACCGAGCCGGCAGCCTGGACGTCAAGGCACCGCTGCTCAACTCGCTGATGACCAGCAACGAGTCGCAGGTGCAGAACGCCTTCGACATCATCGAAAGCCACGACAAGCGCAAGGTCGCCCTGCTCGGCCTGAGCTTCAAGGCCGGTACCGACGACCTGCGCGAAAGCCCGCTGGTGGAGCTGGCCGAGCGCCTGATCGGCAAGGGCTACGAGCTGAACATCTACGACAGCAACGTCGAGTATGCGCGGGTCAACGGCGCCAACAAGGACTACATCGAGTCGAAGATCCCCCACGTGTCGTCGCTGCTCAATGCTGACTTCGAGCAGGTGATCAATCACGCCGACGTGATCGTCCTGGGCAACCGTGACGAGAAGTTCCGTGCCTTGGCCCAACAGGCCCCGGCCGGCAAACAGGTCATCGACCTGGTCGGTTTCATGAACAAACCATCCTGCCCGGCCAGCCGTACCGAAGGTATCTGCTGGTAA
- the yaaA gene encoding peroxide stress protein YaaA, with product MLTVISPAKTLDYDTPPVTPRYTQPQYLDDSQELIVQLRELSPAQISELMHLSDKLAGLNAARFGSWTPAFTPDNAKQALLAFKGDVYTGLDAQSLSEDDFSYAQDHLRMLSGLYGLLRPLDLMQPYRLEMGTKLANARGKDLYAFWGTRISEWLNQALAEQGDDLLLNLASNEYFSAVKRNALKARVINTEFRDFKNGQYKIISFYAKKARGMMSRFVIQERINDPEQLKQFDVQGYYYSAELSKADNLVFLRDHADE from the coding sequence ATGCTGACGGTGATTTCCCCCGCCAAGACCCTCGACTACGACACCCCGCCGGTGACCCCGCGCTACACCCAGCCACAGTACCTGGACGATTCCCAGGAACTGATCGTGCAACTGCGCGAGCTGTCGCCGGCGCAGATCAGCGAGCTGATGCACCTCTCCGACAAGCTCGCCGGGCTTAACGCCGCACGCTTCGGCAGCTGGACCCCGGCCTTCACTCCGGACAACGCCAAGCAGGCACTGCTGGCGTTCAAGGGCGACGTCTACACCGGGCTCGATGCGCAATCCCTCAGCGAAGACGATTTCAGCTACGCCCAGGACCACCTGCGCATGCTCTCCGGCCTGTACGGCCTGTTGCGCCCGCTGGACCTGATGCAGCCCTACCGCCTGGAGATGGGCACCAAGCTGGCCAACGCCCGTGGCAAGGACCTGTATGCCTTCTGGGGCACGCGCATCAGCGAGTGGCTGAACCAGGCCCTGGCCGAGCAAGGCGACGACCTGCTGCTGAACCTAGCCAGCAACGAGTACTTCAGCGCGGTCAAGCGCAATGCCCTCAAGGCGCGGGTGATCAACACCGAGTTCCGCGACTTCAAGAACGGCCAGTACAAGATCATCAGCTTCTACGCCAAAAAGGCCCGCGGCATGATGAGCCGCTTCGTGATCCAGGAACGCATCAACGATCCCGAGCAGCTCAAGCAGTTCGATGTGCAGGGCTATTACTACAGTGCCGAGCTGTCGAAGGCCGACAACCTGGTGTTCCTGCGCGATCACGCGGACGAGTAA
- a CDS encoding polysaccharide deacetylase family protein produces MRIALLLLVGLFSFTAQAAPAPVASFDRSHWPEQIDSPALFDVASRAEILGFARVLGESEMLEQGALAARLNLRQVNLLSVNIVRQRLWQRLWRNYDLAQKSCEQDASFCYAIDDLADFRKQTATFKVAADSFYAGWVEPSRAFHERYLDELLRKAALFPQTSSEIERFSDLERKGDELNDRLFMLTFDGGPSLTGGSTDGLTEFLRRQQLGATFFVLGNSLQNRRDKTSLADLRALYKGQCVGLQGWQYRSHGQWQGWQDSVLRSQARVQGDLPEQYVPLFRPPYGQRRADSQAFFTSQHLQVVLWDIDAQDQGALNGEQSAQRVLTLMLLWRKGLIQFHDAQPKAQEAVAWLLKQTAQSGIGWEDCRNFGEKL; encoded by the coding sequence GTGCGTATTGCCCTTCTCTTACTGGTTGGCCTGTTCAGCTTCACAGCCCAGGCCGCGCCAGCCCCGGTCGCTAGCTTCGACCGCAGTCACTGGCCGGAGCAGATCGACAGCCCGGCGCTGTTCGATGTCGCCTCGCGCGCTGAAATCCTCGGTTTTGCCCGGGTGCTGGGCGAAAGCGAAATGCTCGAGCAGGGCGCCCTGGCGGCGCGGCTGAACCTGCGCCAAGTCAACCTGCTGTCGGTGAACATCGTGCGCCAACGCCTGTGGCAGCGTTTATGGCGCAACTACGACCTGGCGCAGAAGAGCTGCGAGCAGGACGCCTCGTTCTGCTATGCCATTGACGATCTGGCTGATTTTCGCAAGCAGACGGCGACCTTCAAAGTCGCCGCCGACTCGTTCTACGCCGGCTGGGTCGAGCCGAGCCGGGCTTTCCATGAGCGTTACCTGGATGAGTTACTGCGCAAGGCCGCACTGTTCCCGCAGACCTCAAGCGAAATCGAGCGCTTCTCGGACCTTGAGCGCAAGGGCGACGAACTCAACGACCGGCTGTTCATGCTGACCTTCGACGGCGGTCCTTCATTGACCGGTGGCAGTACCGATGGCCTGACCGAGTTTCTACGTCGGCAACAGCTCGGCGCGACCTTCTTTGTGCTGGGCAACAGCCTGCAGAACCGTCGCGACAAGACTTCGCTGGCTGACCTGCGTGCGCTCTACAAGGGCCAGTGCGTGGGCTTGCAGGGCTGGCAGTACCGCTCTCATGGGCAATGGCAGGGTTGGCAGGACTCGGTGTTGCGCAGCCAGGCGCGGGTGCAGGGCGACTTGCCGGAGCAGTATGTGCCGTTGTTCCGGCCGCCTTACGGCCAGCGCCGCGCCGACAGCCAGGCATTCTTCACCAGCCAGCATCTGCAGGTGGTGTTGTGGGATATCGATGCCCAGGATCAGGGCGCGTTGAACGGCGAGCAGTCGGCCCAGCGCGTGCTGACCTTGATGCTGCTGTGGCGCAAGGGGCTGATCCAGTTTCACGACGCCCAGCCCAAGGCGCAGGAGGCGGTAGCCTGGTTGCTCAAGCAAACGGCGCAAAGTGGAATTGGCTGGGAAGATTGCAGGAATTTCGGCGAAAAGCTGTGA
- a CDS encoding PhoH family protein, producing MDDQGRTNSSNQPILYVLDTNVLIHDPNALLNFEEHHVAIPMTVLEELDKLKTGKQTIAAECRQAIRLIDQTLGDASPTDVEQGVPIQRGKSGPKGFLSILMSPRNEPNRLLPENLNDNIIINQLLELRSRRQELDVVLVTKDINMRLKARACGIAAEDYSTDQLVDDVSLLSKGYHSVTGSFWDRVSKVETRQDHGRTWHRVQMIDNLPAVHINEFIIDEQGFVGWIKGIKDGELVLLDLHQEPLLHQEAWGLKPRDIHQSLALFALLDPDIHLVNLTGAAGSGKTILALAAAIEQTMVSKRYRRIIATRSVQGLDQEIGFLPGTEAEKMEPWLGAITDNLEALHMDDENTHGSVEYILERVPLQFKSLNYIRGRSFQQSLILIDECQNLTPHQMKTIITRAGTGSKVICLGNLAQIDTPYLSATSSGLTYLTERFKDFPNGVHITLQGVPRSILAEYAESHL from the coding sequence ATGGATGATCAAGGACGCACCAATTCCTCCAACCAGCCAATCCTTTATGTGCTCGATACCAATGTACTGATTCACGATCCAAACGCCTTGCTCAACTTCGAGGAGCACCACGTCGCCATCCCGATGACGGTGCTGGAGGAGCTCGACAAACTCAAGACGGGCAAACAGACGATTGCCGCCGAATGTCGCCAGGCGATCCGTCTGATCGACCAGACCCTGGGTGATGCCTCGCCGACTGATGTCGAGCAGGGCGTGCCGATCCAGCGTGGCAAGAGCGGCCCCAAAGGCTTCCTGTCGATTCTCATGAGCCCGCGCAACGAGCCCAACCGCCTGCTGCCGGAAAACCTCAACGACAACATCATCATCAACCAGTTGCTGGAGCTGCGCAGCCGGCGCCAGGAACTGGACGTGGTGCTGGTGACCAAAGACATCAACATGCGCCTCAAGGCCCGCGCCTGCGGGATCGCGGCCGAGGACTACAGCACCGACCAACTGGTCGACGACGTTTCCTTGCTGTCCAAGGGGTATCACAGTGTCACCGGGTCATTCTGGGACCGCGTCAGCAAGGTCGAGACCCGTCAGGATCATGGCCGCACCTGGCACCGGGTACAGATGATCGACAACCTGCCGGCCGTGCACATCAACGAGTTCATCATCGACGAACAGGGCTTCGTTGGCTGGATCAAAGGCATCAAGGACGGCGAGCTGGTGCTGCTCGACCTGCACCAGGAGCCGCTGCTGCACCAGGAGGCCTGGGGCCTCAAGCCTCGCGACATTCACCAGAGCCTGGCGCTGTTCGCCTTGCTCGACCCGGATATCCACCTGGTCAACCTGACCGGCGCTGCCGGCTCCGGCAAGACCATCCTGGCCCTGGCTGCCGCCATCGAGCAGACCATGGTCAGCAAGCGCTACCGGCGCATCATCGCCACCCGCAGCGTGCAGGGGCTGGACCAGGAGATCGGTTTCCTGCCGGGCACTGAAGCAGAAAAAATGGAGCCCTGGCTCGGGGCAATCACCGACAACCTCGAAGCCCTGCACATGGATGATGAAAACACTCATGGCAGTGTCGAGTACATCCTTGAGCGGGTGCCGCTGCAGTTCAAGTCGCTGAACTACATTCGCGGTCGCAGCTTCCAGCAAAGCCTGATCCTGATCGACGAATGCCAGAACCTAACCCCGCACCAGATGAAAACCATCATCACCCGTGCCGGTACCGGTTCCAAGGTGATCTGCCTGGGTAACCTGGCGCAGATCGACACCCCTTACCTGTCCGCCACCAGCTCGGGCCTGACCTACCTGACCGAGCGCTTCAAGGACTTCCCCAACGGCGTACACATCACCCTGCAGGGCGTGCCGCGCTCGATCCTGGCCGAATACGCCGAATCGCATCTGTAA
- the moaC gene encoding cyclic pyranopterin monophosphate synthase MoaC, whose amino-acid sequence MLTHLDSQGRANMVDVTDKAVTSREAVAEARVRMLPQTLQMIVEGEHPKGDVFAVARIAGIQAAKKTSDLIPLCHPLLLTSVKVELSAEGNDTVYIVARCKLAGQTGVEMEALTAASVAALTIYDMCKAVDRGMIIDGVRVLEKLGGKSGHYQADEVK is encoded by the coding sequence GTGCTCACTCATCTCGATTCCCAAGGTCGCGCCAACATGGTCGACGTCACCGATAAAGCCGTGACGTCGCGTGAAGCCGTGGCCGAAGCGCGGGTGCGCATGCTCCCGCAAACCCTGCAGATGATCGTCGAAGGCGAGCACCCCAAGGGCGACGTGTTTGCCGTGGCGCGCATTGCTGGCATCCAGGCGGCAAAGAAAACCAGCGACCTGATCCCGTTGTGCCACCCGTTGCTGCTGACCAGCGTCAAGGTCGAACTCAGCGCTGAAGGCAACGACACCGTCTACATCGTCGCCCGTTGCAAGCTGGCCGGGCAGACCGGCGTGGAAATGGAAGCCCTGACCGCCGCCAGCGTCGCGGCGCTGACCATCTACGACATGTGCAAGGCGGTCGACCGCGGCATGATCATCGACGGCGTGCGCGTGCTGGAGAAACTGGGCGGCAAGAGCGG